One Ethanoligenens harbinense YUAN-3 genomic window carries:
- a CDS encoding peptidoglycan D,D-transpeptidase FtsI family protein: MNIRNARLYVLYGLIIAIFAGFVFRLMRYQITDGASYRAQSEKTTIQSTEVMAPRGEILDRYGRVLATNTVGYSVTLQKAAWSSSNQNQNILKITDILAQDGETWTDTLPIGQTKPWAFNPNSDSQIKTLRKFMEQTVDNIPTSTKLNKVTLTAKQKAKYDADEKATADEIMARLIKRYKITGNYTPAQIRTIVGVRYQMEQAGFSYTYTYTFAQNVSLNTVNRLSENGGSIPGILITQQYTRSYTSDSFAPYLIGKVSPISADQWNNTSDPSASLKNQGYSMDDMIGSGGIESTMEKYLRGESGTQNVLINKAKEIVGTEPVKAAKPGDNVVLTIDENLQQIVQDELPVVINQVRAASGGSTLNGADADAGSAVVLNIKTGEILAMASYPTYTRTQYSQEYSTLANDATSPLMNRAIQGAYRPGSTFKPVTATAGMMNGIITPTEKIDKPATFSKYAPSYVGHDDVGAGYIDVETALAESSNVFFNMVADWMYTRGIYSKLESTAAAYGLGKKTGVELPGEHSGSVSGPTWAKANGITWQAADAAQSGIGQSYNEYTPLQLAQYVGAVSTGGTYYKAHIVKEVKSYDNTQTVMENTPQAVSDIKVPSDVLNAIKTGMLRVTESADGTAASVFQNFPVQLGGKTGTAQINNGKNYDGVFISFAPFNDPEIAVAVVVEKGHNGYQTAPVARSAFNYYFVDDQQFTTDPLPSVSSPLPASANTLLP, encoded by the coding sequence ATGAATATCCGCAACGCACGTCTGTATGTGCTGTACGGCCTGATCATCGCCATCTTTGCCGGTTTCGTCTTTCGCCTGATGCGTTACCAGATCACCGACGGGGCATCCTACCGCGCGCAGTCGGAAAAAACCACGATACAGAGCACCGAGGTGATGGCTCCGCGCGGCGAGATCCTGGACCGCTACGGCCGGGTGCTCGCCACCAACACGGTGGGGTATTCGGTCACGCTGCAAAAGGCAGCCTGGTCCTCCTCCAACCAGAACCAAAACATCCTGAAGATCACCGATATTCTGGCGCAGGACGGGGAAACCTGGACCGATACGCTGCCTATCGGGCAGACTAAGCCGTGGGCCTTCAACCCGAACAGTGATTCCCAGATCAAGACCCTGCGCAAATTCATGGAACAGACGGTGGACAACATCCCCACCTCCACCAAACTGAACAAGGTCACACTCACCGCCAAACAGAAGGCCAAATACGACGCGGACGAAAAAGCCACCGCGGACGAAATCATGGCCCGGCTCATCAAGCGCTACAAAATCACCGGGAACTACACCCCCGCGCAGATCCGCACCATCGTCGGCGTGCGCTACCAGATGGAGCAGGCCGGTTTTTCGTATACGTATACCTATACCTTCGCCCAAAACGTCAGTCTCAACACCGTCAACCGGCTCTCGGAGAACGGCGGGAGCATCCCGGGTATTCTTATTACCCAGCAGTATACCCGCAGCTACACCAGCGACAGCTTTGCACCCTACCTCATCGGCAAGGTCAGCCCCATTTCCGCCGACCAGTGGAACAACACGTCCGACCCTTCCGCCAGCCTGAAAAATCAAGGGTATTCCATGGACGACATGATCGGCAGCGGCGGCATCGAAAGCACGATGGAAAAATACCTGCGCGGCGAAAGCGGCACGCAGAACGTCCTCATCAACAAAGCCAAGGAGATCGTCGGCACCGAACCCGTGAAAGCCGCCAAACCGGGCGACAATGTGGTGCTCACCATCGACGAAAACCTCCAGCAGATCGTGCAGGACGAGCTGCCGGTGGTCATCAATCAGGTGCGCGCGGCCTCGGGCGGCAGCACGCTCAATGGCGCGGACGCCGACGCGGGCTCCGCAGTGGTGCTCAATATCAAGACCGGCGAGATCCTCGCCATGGCAAGCTATCCCACCTATACCCGCACGCAGTATTCGCAGGAATATTCCACCCTTGCGAACGATGCCACGTCCCCCCTGATGAACCGCGCCATCCAGGGCGCCTACCGCCCCGGTTCCACCTTTAAGCCGGTCACGGCCACGGCGGGCATGATGAACGGCATCATCACGCCGACCGAGAAGATCGACAAGCCCGCCACGTTCAGCAAATACGCCCCCAGCTATGTCGGACACGACGACGTCGGCGCCGGGTATATCGATGTGGAGACGGCGCTGGCCGAATCCAGCAACGTATTTTTCAACATGGTCGCCGACTGGATGTATACGCGCGGTATCTACTCCAAGCTGGAAAGCACCGCAGCCGCCTACGGCCTGGGCAAAAAGACCGGCGTAGAGCTGCCCGGGGAGCACTCGGGTTCTGTGTCCGGGCCCACTTGGGCAAAAGCAAACGGCATCACCTGGCAGGCTGCCGATGCCGCGCAGTCGGGCATCGGGCAATCTTATAACGAATACACACCGCTCCAGCTCGCGCAGTATGTCGGTGCGGTATCTACCGGCGGCACCTATTATAAAGCACACATCGTCAAGGAAGTCAAAAGCTACGACAACACGCAGACGGTCATGGAAAACACCCCGCAAGCCGTTTCGGACATAAAAGTGCCAAGCGATGTGCTTAATGCCATCAAGACCGGCATGCTCCGCGTGACAGAAAGCGCGGACGGCACCGCCGCCAGCGTATTCCAGAACTTCCCCGTCCAGCTCGGCGGCAAAACGGGTACGGCGCAGATCAACAACGGCAAAAACTACGACGGCGTGTTCATCAGCTTCGCCCCCTTCAATGACCCGGAGATCGCCGTGGCCGTCGTGGTGGAAAAGGGCCACAACGGTTACCAGACCGCCCCGGTGGCCCGCAGCGCCTTCAACTATTACTTCGTGGACGACCAGCAGTTCACCACCGATCCGCTGCCGAGCGTTTCCTCCCCGCTGCCGGCCTCGGCGAACACGCTGCTGCCATAA
- a CDS encoding stage V sporulation T C-terminal domain-containing protein encodes MKATGIVRRIDDLGRVVIPKEIRRTMRIREGDPLEIYTDNDGEVIFKKYSPIGELSNFAAQFAEVLGKSSGYPVLISDRDRIISSFGIPRKEVLERRVSEELEALLEQRRPYICEDGHHLTAVDGLEKSVAVAVPILAAGDMAGAVILLDTEENAKPGDVELKLAQTAANFLAKQMEE; translated from the coding sequence TTGAAAGCAACCGGCATCGTCCGACGCATAGACGATCTGGGTCGCGTTGTCATTCCGAAAGAGATCCGCCGCACCATGCGGATCCGCGAAGGCGACCCACTTGAAATATATACCGATAACGATGGCGAGGTAATCTTCAAAAAATATTCCCCTATCGGGGAACTGTCCAATTTTGCCGCACAGTTTGCGGAAGTGCTGGGCAAGTCCTCCGGATACCCGGTCCTCATCTCGGACCGCGACCGCATCATCTCGTCGTTCGGCATCCCGCGCAAAGAAGTGCTGGAGCGCCGCGTGAGCGAGGAACTGGAGGCATTGCTGGAGCAGCGCCGCCCGTATATCTGTGAAGACGGCCACCATCTCACCGCGGTGGACGGTCTGGAAAAAAGCGTGGCGGTGGCCGTGCCCATCCTGGCCGCCGGCGACATGGCGGGCGCCGTCATCCTGCTGGACACGGAAGAAAACGCAAAACCCGGCGACGTGGAGCTCAAGCTGGCGCAAACGGCGGCCAATTTTCTGGCCAAACAAATGGAAGAATAA
- a CDS encoding cell division protein ZapA: MGEKNRVKLKICGNEFYVVSHDSEEYIRAVAEKVEHYLQNLMDRSPTMSTTMAAVFAALEFCDEAAKATESADNLRAQIKDYLEEAAAAKSEATELRRREIELERENITLRAKVSKLEGGK; this comes from the coding sequence ATGGGCGAAAAAAACAGAGTCAAACTGAAAATCTGCGGCAATGAATTTTATGTGGTGTCGCATGACAGTGAAGAATATATCCGCGCGGTGGCCGAAAAGGTGGAGCACTATCTTCAGAACCTGATGGATCGTTCCCCCACCATGTCCACCACAATGGCGGCCGTGTTTGCGGCGCTGGAATTCTGCGATGAGGCGGCCAAAGCGACGGAATCCGCCGACAATCTGCGCGCCCAGATCAAGGATTATCTGGAAGAGGCTGCCGCGGCCAAAAGTGAGGCGACCGAGCTGCGCCGCAGGGAGATCGAACTCGAGCGCGAGAACATCACGCTGCGGGCCAAAGTGAGCAAACTGGAAGGCGGCAAATGA
- the mgsA gene encoding methylglyoxal synthase → MNIALIAHDAKKELIVQFCIAYCGILSRHSLCATGTTGKLIADATGLDIQRFLGGSQGGDQQISARIACNEIDLLLFFRDPLTPKPTEPKEMSMLRLCDVHNIPVATNIATAEVLVRALDRGDFDWRDIVNPKSK, encoded by the coding sequence ATGAACATCGCCCTCATCGCCCACGACGCCAAAAAAGAACTGATCGTGCAGTTCTGCATCGCCTATTGCGGTATTCTCAGCCGGCACAGTCTCTGCGCCACCGGCACCACCGGCAAGCTGATTGCGGACGCGACCGGTCTCGATATCCAACGCTTCCTGGGCGGCAGCCAGGGCGGCGATCAGCAGATCTCTGCCCGTATCGCCTGCAATGAGATCGACCTGCTGCTTTTTTTCCGCGACCCGCTCACCCCCAAGCCCACCGAACCGAAAGAAATGAGCATGCTGCGCCTGTGTGACGTGCACAACATCCCGGTGGCCACCAACATTGCCACGGCGGAAGTGCTGGTGCGGGCGCTTGACCGGGGCGATTTCGACTGGCGCGACATCGTCAATCCCAAAAGCAAATAA
- the mreD gene encoding rod shape-determining protein MreD, producing the protein MHIFYRKNTWKWLAYALTLLVVDTLQNTPHLFPVISNARPVLLLPFVIAVASIESAGAGGAFGAAAGLFWDLSGGAPFGFHGVFLMMVGIFTGLLVREVFHASPLSALLFGLCFTFLMELISWFFLDYMTGGQDFVYSFFQIILPTTFYSFAFVVPFYFWVKHLHLRLTE; encoded by the coding sequence ATGCACATCTTTTATCGAAAAAACACCTGGAAGTGGCTGGCCTACGCCCTCACACTCCTGGTAGTGGACACACTCCAGAACACACCGCACCTCTTCCCCGTCATCTCCAATGCCCGCCCCGTGCTGCTGCTGCCGTTCGTCATCGCCGTGGCTTCCATAGAGAGCGCGGGTGCCGGCGGCGCGTTCGGCGCCGCGGCCGGGCTGTTCTGGGATCTTTCCGGCGGGGCGCCTTTCGGGTTCCACGGCGTTTTTCTGATGATGGTGGGGATTTTCACCGGGCTGCTGGTTCGTGAAGTGTTCCATGCATCCCCCCTTTCGGCTCTGTTGTTCGGTCTGTGCTTCACGTTCCTTATGGAGCTGATCTCGTGGTTCTTTCTGGACTATATGACAGGCGGTCAGGATTTTGTCTACTCATTTTTTCAGATTATCCTGCCCACCACATTTTACTCGTTCGCGTTCGTCGTGCCGTTCTATTTTTGGGTGAAGCACCTGCACCTGCGCCTGACGGAATGA
- the hisS gene encoding histidine--tRNA ligase — translation MANLLHAPRGTLDVTPDQVYKWQYVEQTARRTAATFGFEEIRFPTFEYTELFSRGVGDTTDVVQKEMYTFEDRGGRSITLRPEGTASTVRALLQNGLAGGPLPLKLFYLISCFRGERPQAGRLREFHQFGAELFGAAGAAADVELIELAGAALKALGVKDLRLELNSIGCPTCRKDYHAALKAYFKARETELCDDCKNRLERNPMRLLDCKVPTCKAIAKDAPVVTDYLCDDCKAHFEDVKARLTDAGQTFVLNPRIVRGLDYYTRTVFEFVDEAQGLTVCGGGRYDGLVSELGGPSLPGLGFGMGLERLLILMESQGCAFPPAPKGLVYIGAIGGPASQKAAALARTLRAAGIAAGTDLAGRSVKAQMKYADKQGFAYAVMLGDAELENGEAALKALRGDGARTVPLEPETFLAAVRDAAAQSTIKEG, via the coding sequence ATGGCCAATCTTTTGCATGCGCCGCGCGGCACCCTCGACGTGACGCCGGACCAAGTTTACAAATGGCAGTATGTGGAGCAGACTGCCCGCCGCACCGCAGCGACGTTCGGATTTGAGGAGATCCGTTTCCCCACCTTTGAATACACCGAGCTGTTTTCGCGCGGCGTGGGAGACACCACCGACGTAGTGCAGAAAGAGATGTACACCTTTGAGGACCGCGGCGGCCGCAGCATCACCCTGCGGCCGGAGGGCACCGCCTCCACCGTGCGCGCCCTGCTGCAAAACGGCCTGGCCGGCGGCCCGCTGCCGCTCAAGCTGTTCTATCTCATCTCCTGCTTCCGGGGCGAGCGCCCGCAGGCGGGCCGCCTGCGTGAATTCCACCAGTTCGGCGCGGAGCTGTTCGGCGCGGCAGGCGCGGCCGCCGATGTGGAACTCATCGAGCTGGCGGGCGCCGCCCTCAAGGCGCTCGGTGTAAAGGACCTGCGGCTGGAGCTTAACTCCATCGGCTGCCCGACCTGCCGCAAGGATTACCACGCCGCGCTCAAGGCATATTTCAAAGCCCGGGAAACGGAGCTCTGCGATGACTGCAAAAACCGGTTGGAACGCAACCCCATGCGCCTGCTCGACTGCAAGGTGCCCACCTGCAAAGCCATTGCCAAAGACGCGCCGGTCGTCACCGATTACCTCTGCGACGACTGCAAAGCACACTTCGAGGACGTGAAAGCGCGGCTGACCGACGCGGGGCAGACGTTTGTGCTCAATCCCCGCATCGTACGCGGGCTGGACTATTATACCCGCACCGTCTTTGAATTTGTGGACGAAGCACAGGGGCTCACCGTCTGCGGCGGCGGGCGGTACGACGGGCTGGTGTCCGAGCTCGGCGGCCCCTCGCTGCCGGGGCTTGGCTTCGGCATGGGGCTGGAACGGCTGCTCATCCTGATGGAGTCACAGGGCTGCGCGTTCCCGCCCGCGCCCAAAGGGCTTGTTTACATCGGCGCCATCGGCGGGCCGGCATCTCAAAAGGCGGCGGCGCTTGCCCGCACGCTGCGTGCGGCGGGCATCGCAGCCGGGACCGACCTGGCGGGCCGCAGCGTGAAAGCGCAGATGAAATACGCGGACAAGCAGGGCTTTGCCTATGCCGTTATGCTGGGTGACGCGGAACTGGAAAACGGCGAAGCCGCGCTCAAAGCCCTGCGGGGCGACGGCGCGCGAACCGTGCCGCTGGAACCGGAAACATTCCTCGCGGCCGTGCGCGACGCGGCCGCCCAATCTACCATAAAAGAGGGTTGA
- the aspS gene encoding aspartate--tRNA ligase — MADTMQGLKRTDYCAAFSEKDAGREVVVCGWAAKRRDLGALLFIDLRDRSGILQLAFDDTTGRAVLEKAQTVRSEFVLAAKGTIRLRETPNDKLPTGRIEMAVSELRILAKSDTPPFEVAEGGAVKEEMQLRYRYLDLRRPEMQNHLFLRHRIVKAAHDYFDRNGFIEIETPNLIKSTPEGARDYLVPSRLHAGKFYALPQSPQLYKQILMLSGFDRYMQIARCFRDEDLRADRQPEFTQIDLELSFVDEEDIMALNEGYIRHVFKEVLGKDVQTPFQRLPYDEAMARYGSDKPDVRFGMELRDLSETVKGCGFGVFEGALAGGGSVRAVTAEGGADNLSRKDLDKLAAFVKDYGAKGLAWLKLGDTPNASFGKFVSEDTLLAVAAAAGAGPGDAVLIVADTNSTVACTALGALRLHLAERFGLIPKDEFAFLWVTHFPLFEYSEEEGRYMAMHHPFTAPTEESLDKLESDPGTCYARAYDMVLNGVELGGGSIRINDPALQKRMFKALGLSDDVVRQRFGFLTEAFRYGAPPHGGMAYGLDRLVMLMLGCESIKQVIAFPKVQNASELMTGSPDLVEEKQLRELHLSPIREKDI, encoded by the coding sequence ATGGCAGACACCATGCAGGGACTCAAGCGCACCGATTATTGCGCGGCATTTTCCGAAAAAGACGCGGGCCGGGAAGTCGTGGTCTGCGGCTGGGCGGCCAAGCGGCGCGACCTCGGTGCGCTGCTGTTCATCGACCTGCGCGACCGCAGCGGCATTTTGCAGCTGGCATTCGACGACACCACCGGCCGCGCCGTGCTGGAAAAAGCCCAGACGGTGCGCAGCGAATTTGTGCTGGCGGCAAAGGGTACCATCCGCCTGCGCGAAACGCCTAACGACAAATTGCCCACCGGCCGCATCGAGATGGCGGTGAGTGAACTGCGCATTCTTGCCAAATCCGACACGCCTCCCTTTGAAGTGGCCGAGGGCGGCGCGGTGAAGGAGGAAATGCAGTTGCGTTACCGCTACCTGGACCTGCGGCGCCCGGAAATGCAGAACCATCTGTTCCTGCGCCACCGTATCGTCAAGGCCGCGCATGATTATTTCGACCGCAACGGCTTCATCGAGATCGAAACGCCCAACCTCATCAAGAGCACGCCGGAAGGTGCGCGCGATTACCTCGTGCCCAGCCGCCTGCACGCGGGCAAGTTCTACGCCCTGCCACAGTCGCCGCAGCTCTACAAGCAGATTTTGATGCTGTCGGGCTTCGACCGCTATATGCAGATCGCCCGCTGCTTCCGCGACGAAGACCTGCGCGCCGACCGGCAACCCGAGTTCACCCAGATCGACCTGGAACTGTCGTTCGTGGACGAAGAGGACATCATGGCGCTCAACGAGGGCTACATCCGCCATGTGTTCAAAGAGGTGTTGGGCAAAGACGTGCAAACCCCGTTTCAGCGTCTGCCGTATGACGAGGCAATGGCGCGCTACGGCAGCGACAAGCCGGACGTACGCTTCGGCATGGAGCTGCGCGACCTCTCCGAAACCGTGAAAGGCTGCGGCTTCGGCGTGTTTGAAGGCGCACTGGCGGGCGGCGGAAGCGTGCGCGCCGTCACCGCCGAAGGCGGGGCGGACAATCTCTCCCGCAAAGACCTCGACAAGCTCGCCGCGTTCGTCAAGGACTACGGCGCCAAAGGGCTGGCATGGCTCAAGCTGGGCGACACACCCAACGCCTCATTCGGCAAGTTTGTTTCGGAAGACACCCTGCTTGCCGTCGCGGCGGCGGCGGGTGCGGGGCCGGGCGACGCGGTGCTTATCGTGGCCGACACAAACAGCACCGTGGCCTGCACCGCGCTGGGCGCGCTGCGCCTGCATCTGGCCGAGCGCTTCGGGCTCATCCCCAAAGACGAATTCGCGTTTTTGTGGGTGACGCACTTCCCGCTGTTCGAATACAGCGAGGAAGAGGGCCGCTATATGGCCATGCATCATCCGTTCACCGCCCCCACGGAAGAAAGCCTGGACAAACTGGAATCCGACCCCGGCACCTGCTATGCCCGCGCCTATGACATGGTGCTCAACGGCGTGGAGCTCGGCGGCGGCTCCATCCGCATCAACGACCCCGCGCTCCAGAAACGCATGTTCAAGGCGCTCGGCCTGTCTGACGATGTGGTGCGGCAGCGCTTCGGCTTCCTCACCGAGGCGTTCCGCTACGGCGCGCCGCCGCACGGCGGCATGGCTTACGGGCTGGATCGTCTGGTCATGCTGATGCTCGGCTGCGAATCCATCAAACAGGTCATCGCATTCCCCAAGGTGCAGAACGCCTCCGAGCTGATGACCGGCAGCCCCGATCTGGTGGAGGAAAAGCAGCTGCGCGAGCTGCATCTCTCCCCCATCCGGGAAAAGGATATTTAA
- a CDS encoding rod shape-determining protein: MSMFSHDIGIDLGTANTLIYMKGKGIVLREPSVVAVDVKTNRVLAVGNSAKQMIGRTPGSIVAIRPLKDGVIADFDITASMLKEFIRKVTAGKFSKPRIIICIPSGVTEVEKRAVDEAAYQAGAKDTYLVQEPMAAAIGAGLPVDEATGSMVVDIGGGTAEVAVISLSGIVTSRSVRVAGDEFDDAIINYVKKKYNLLIGERTAEELKIALGSAYPYEEEGERQIKGRNLLDGLPSNVTITSAEVREALSDPVAQVVDAIRSTLERTPPELAADIIDRGIMLTGGGALLRGLDQLISKETGIPVNVAERPLDCVVDGTGKMLEDMSGALANVLFDAKRH; this comes from the coding sequence ATGTCCATGTTTTCCCATGATATTGGAATAGATTTGGGTACCGCGAATACCTTGATTTATATGAAGGGAAAAGGCATCGTCCTGCGGGAGCCGTCGGTGGTGGCGGTAGATGTCAAGACCAACCGCGTGCTGGCCGTGGGCAACAGTGCCAAGCAGATGATCGGCCGCACGCCGGGCTCCATTGTGGCCATCCGTCCCCTGAAAGACGGTGTGATCGCCGATTTCGACATCACCGCCAGCATGCTCAAAGAATTTATCCGCAAAGTGACGGCGGGCAAGTTCTCCAAACCGCGTATCATCATCTGCATCCCCTCGGGCGTGACCGAGGTGGAAAAACGCGCGGTGGATGAAGCGGCCTATCAGGCCGGAGCGAAAGATACTTATCTGGTGCAGGAGCCGATGGCGGCGGCCATCGGCGCGGGCCTGCCCGTGGACGAAGCCACCGGCTCCATGGTGGTGGACATCGGCGGCGGCACGGCGGAAGTCGCGGTCATTTCGCTTTCGGGCATCGTCACCTCGCGCTCGGTGCGGGTGGCGGGCGACGAGTTCGACGACGCGATCATCAACTATGTCAAGAAAAAATACAATCTGCTCATCGGCGAGCGCACGGCGGAGGAACTCAAGATTGCCCTCGGCTCGGCCTATCCGTATGAAGAGGAAGGCGAGAGGCAGATCAAGGGCCGCAACCTGCTGGACGGTCTGCCCAGCAATGTGACCATCACCTCGGCGGAAGTGCGCGAGGCGCTCTCCGACCCGGTGGCGCAGGTGGTGGACGCCATCCGCTCCACGCTGGAGCGCACCCCCCCCGAGCTGGCCGCCGACATCATCGACCGCGGCATCATGCTCACCGGCGGCGGCGCCCTGCTGCGCGGGCTGGATCAGCTCATTTCCAAAGAAACCGGCATTCCCGTTAATGTGGCCGAACGCCCGCTTGACTGCGTGGTGGACGGCACCGGCAAAATGCTGGAAGATATGTCCGGCGCCCTCGCGAACGTGCTGTTCGACGCCAAACGCCACTAA
- a CDS encoding AAA family ATPase, with translation MGTVISVTSGKGGTGKSTFTVNCGAALALSGKTVLLVDADAGLRSLDIMLRVSDQVVYDLADILQGRCEPAKAIVKTPWNRLSMIPAPAADEETGCADALQKLCRGLCQYYDFILLDSPAGMGTWAKATAAAADLAILVVTPDPVCIRDADRMAGRVLSGLVPEIRLVINRVQPQLLRKKLDGGLDVIIDAAAVQLLGVVPEDRRIALAAYDGDPIVHTPDAHGGAAEAYCNIARRLLGEDIPLMHF, from the coding sequence ATGGGAACAGTGATATCGGTCACATCGGGAAAAGGCGGCACCGGCAAGTCCACCTTCACGGTCAACTGCGGGGCGGCGCTTGCCCTCTCCGGCAAGACCGTGCTGCTTGTGGATGCCGACGCCGGCCTGCGCTCGCTGGATATCATGCTCCGCGTATCCGACCAGGTGGTCTACGACCTGGCGGACATTCTGCAGGGCCGGTGCGAGCCAGCCAAAGCGATCGTCAAAACGCCGTGGAACCGGCTCTCCATGATCCCGGCCCCGGCGGCCGACGAGGAAACCGGCTGCGCAGACGCTTTGCAGAAGCTGTGCCGGGGCCTTTGCCAATACTATGATTTCATCCTGCTGGATTCACCTGCGGGTATGGGCACATGGGCCAAAGCCACAGCCGCGGCGGCCGATCTGGCCATTCTGGTCGTCACGCCGGACCCCGTCTGCATCCGCGATGCGGACCGCATGGCCGGGCGCGTCCTCTCGGGGCTTGTACCGGAGATTCGTCTGGTCATCAACCGCGTGCAGCCGCAGTTGCTGCGCAAAAAGCTGGACGGCGGGCTGGATGTTATTATCGACGCCGCGGCCGTGCAGCTGCTGGGCGTGGTACCCGAGGACAGGCGGATCGCCCTCGCGGCCTACGACGGCGACCCGATCGTACATACTCCCGATGCACACGGCGGCGCGGCGGAAGCCTATTGCAACATCGCCCGCCGTCTGCTCGGCGAAGATATTCCGCTCATGCATTTCTGA
- the mreC gene encoding rod shape-determining protein MreC: MREFFRSLQFKIFAAIALVLIGLMLRSALSGGSSTITASVFGTVVSPFQQLSSTVSDFFYGAFSNIASAGQLRAENDTLKKQLSDLRSQLVNYNQMQQENEQYQKMYSISKENPDLKLAPARVISRDPGQWYSAFTINKGSVDGIQPYEPVITPDGLVGETTQVMATTTVVTTILDPTVKVSIVVSETGDLGLAHGDRDLSAKGLLAIDYLPKDSAVAGGNIIVTAGRAGVFPPNLKVGLVQQVKTQNSGITLYAVCKPLADPTTVKDVTVVTNFTGKNVDTSAASSK; this comes from the coding sequence ATGCGCGAGTTTTTCAGGAGCCTGCAATTCAAAATCTTTGCGGCCATCGCCCTGGTGCTGATTGGTTTGATGCTGCGCTCGGCCTTGAGCGGCGGCTCCTCCACCATCACGGCCAGCGTGTTCGGCACCGTTGTTTCGCCGTTTCAACAGCTTTCTTCCACCGTTTCGGACTTCTTTTACGGCGCGTTTTCCAACATCGCGTCCGCCGGGCAGCTGCGGGCTGAAAACGATACGCTGAAAAAGCAGTTGAGCGACCTGCGCTCCCAACTGGTCAATTACAACCAGATGCAGCAGGAAAACGAGCAATACCAGAAAATGTACAGCATCTCCAAGGAAAATCCGGATCTCAAACTGGCGCCCGCCCGTGTCATCTCCCGCGATCCCGGCCAGTGGTATTCCGCGTTTACCATCAACAAAGGCTCGGTGGACGGCATCCAGCCGTATGAACCGGTCATCACGCCGGACGGCCTGGTGGGCGAGACCACACAGGTGATGGCGACCACGACAGTGGTCACCACCATCCTAGACCCAACCGTGAAGGTCAGCATCGTGGTGAGCGAAACCGGCGACCTGGGGCTGGCGCACGGCGACCGTGACCTCTCCGCCAAAGGGCTGCTGGCCATCGACTACCTGCCCAAAGACAGCGCCGTGGCGGGCGGCAACATCATCGTCACCGCCGGGCGCGCAGGCGTGTTCCCGCCCAACCTGAAAGTGGGGCTGGTGCAGCAGGTGAAGACGCAGAATTCCGGCATCACGCTATATGCCGTCTGCAAGCCGCTGGCCGACCCGACCACCGTCAAGGATGTCACCGTGGTCACCAATTTTACAGGCAAAAACGTGGATACGTCCGCCGCTTCTTCCAAGTGA